CTCCACTCCGGCTGACCTTCGTTGTCACGCCAGGCCTGTACAGCGATGTCGACCTCGTAGATGCCGATCAACGCAGATTTCTGCTCCTGCCGGTAATAGGCGGACGCAGTGGGGTCGCGCATCACCGGTATTTCCTCGTCGCGCTCGACGAACTCTTTGATGGGTTCGGTGATGAAGTACTGGTGCTCGGTATTCCAGATCGGAACGTCGGTACCAACCATCTGCGCAACCTTGCGCGCATAGCAACCCGCCGCGTTTACAACGTGTTCGGCGGTAATGGTGCCCTGCTCGGTCACCACTTCCCATTCGCCGCTCTTCAGCAGATTGATGTCGATGACGCGATTCTTGCGGATAATGGTCGCGCCGAAGTTCGTGGCGCCCTTGGCCATGGCGTTGCAGGTACCGGCAGGATCTACGTGACCGTCGTCCAGGGTCCAGGCTCCCGCGATGACGCCGGTGGTGTCGAGGAAGGGGTTGATGCGTCGGATTTCGTCGGGCCCGATCACGTCCATCCGGTAGCCGATGTGCTTGGCAATGTCGGCGACGTGCTTGAACCACTCGAGTTCGGCCTGGGTGGTGGCCAGGCGAATTCCGCCGCAGCCATGCCAGCTCGTGTACTGGCCCGTCAACTCCTCGAGCTTGGGATAGAGGGTGTTGCTGTGGTGATGGATCATCGCCATCGTGTAATCGCCGATGAAGCTCGGGCACTGGCCAGCGGCGTGCCAGGTCGAGCCTGAAGTCAGCTCGCCCTTTTCGATCAGGACGCAATCGGTCCAGCCTTCTTCGGCCAAGTGGTAGAGCAGGCCAACGCCCATCATCCCACCACCTACAATGACTACTCTTGCGTGCGAGTTCATACTGATTCCCTACAGCGTTTGCTTTTTGGGCAAGCCCGTTCTACAGCCAAAGCAGACGGTGGAAGGATTTGCGTTCGTCGTCGGCCGCCTCGATGTTGGCGAAGGCCGGGGCCAGAGGGTATGGAAATTTCTCGCGCCTTGCCCCTCCCCGGGCGGCGAATCGAACCGGGGGGAACGCCGAAGTCTCGGTACCCGCAGGCCAAACGCAGGCCACCGGAAGCCCTGACGAGTGGGCAAGGCAACCCCAGAGGGGAACGAACAACCAACACCCAAGACCCATTGTAGAAGCTAGCGCTCTGCTACCGCCATCCGTAATAATGCGCCCATTCCTGACCGGTTCGTGCCGGCAAACCCATTTGAGAACGGATTCGATCGTGCAACCCCACCTGCAAGCTCTAGCTGATTCTAAATTTGCGCCCCTCTGGACGGACCAGGATGCCCGTCCCGAACCCCTGCCGGCATTGGCGAAAGACGAAAAGTGTCAGCTTTTGATTGTGGGGGGTGGCTTTACCGGCCTATGGGCAGCCATGCAGGCCAAAGAGCAGATGCCCGATCTAGACGTGATCTTGATCGAGGCAAAAGAGATTGCGGAAGGTGCATCGGGGCGCAATGGCGGCTTTCTCAGCTCGAGCCTCTCTCACGGGGACTCGAACTCCGATGTCCACTTTCCCGGCGAAACGGATCGGCTGCATGAACTCGGACAGCAAAACCTCAAGGAGTTCATCGACACCCTCGAGCGACACAAGATTGATGCCCGCTACGAGAACGTCGGCGAGCTTACGGTCGCCACCAGCCCGGAGCGCGCGCAGGCGCTGCGCGAGGAGTACGAAGAGCTGAAGGACGAAGGGGAGAACCCTGTCTGGTTCGACCAGGAGGCGATCCGCAAGGAGATCAATTCGCCGACCTATTTCGCGGGGCTGTGGGAACACGAGGGGCAGGACGGGGTCGTGGATCCCGCCTATCTCTGTTGGGGATTGAAGAAAGTGGTGCTCGAACTCGGTGTGCGGATCTTCGAAGGCACCTCGATGCATACGATGAGCCCGGACGGATCGGGGATGAAGCTCGAAACGACTGGCGGCAGTATTCGCTGCGACCGCATCCTGATGGGCACCAACGCCTACCCGAGCCCGATCAACAAAGCGAATCGAACCATCATACCGGTCTGGGACTACGCGTTTGCCACCGAGCCCCTCTCCCCCGCACAGCTCGAATCAATCGGCTGGCAGCGACGACACGGCGTCGGGGACTACGTCAACATGTTCTACTACACACGGTTGACCCACGACAATCGCATTACCTGGGGAGGCGGCGGCGTGGTGAACTACCACTATGGAAGCCAGCGGGATCAGAAATGGGCTGACCCGCCGGATCGCTTTGCCCGGTTGTCCAAGCAGTTCTTCGAAACCTTTCCGCAACTCGAAGGCATTCGTTTCAGCCACCGCTGGAGCGGCATCATCGCATCGACCACGCG
The sequence above is a segment of the Myxococcales bacterium genome. Coding sequences within it:
- a CDS encoding FAD-dependent oxidoreductase codes for the protein MVQPHLQALADSKFAPLWTDQDARPEPLPALAKDEKCQLLIVGGGFTGLWAAMQAKEQMPDLDVILIEAKEIAEGASGRNGGFLSSSLSHGDSNSDVHFPGETDRLHELGQQNLKEFIDTLERHKIDARYENVGELTVATSPERAQALREEYEELKDEGENPVWFDQEAIRKEINSPTYFAGLWEHEGQDGVVDPAYLCWGLKKVVLELGVRIFEGTSMHTMSPDGSGMKLETTGGSIRCDRILMGTNAYPSPINKANRTIIPVWDYAFATEPLSPAQLESIGWQRRHGVGDYVNMFYYTRLTHDNRITWGGGGVVNYHYGSQRDQKWADPPDRFARLSKQFFETFPQLEGIRFSHRWSGIIASTTRFCMAPGSAYDGRVSWAIGYTGHGVGATRFGARIGLELLGYNPTDILEMQFVKKAPMAWPPEPLRWIGVTLTRKEMARADRNNGKRGLWLKLLDHFNLGFAC